The region ACAAGCAGTTGCATTTAAAGAGTGATTTAAAAAAGTATCTCTTATAAGCTTATTTGAGATTTAAAATTGTCCTGTGAAGAGGTTGTTATAAATTGAGACGCAAAGAGGTAAAGTGACTCATTAAGAAACAAGAGCTAGAATGTCCCTGATGAAGGATAGTTAGGTTTGCTGAAAATATCAGTAACATTGTATAGCACCACAAATTAAATTGCTTAAAATATTTCACACGGTTACATAACACCATACATTAATTCCTgtatcatttgtttttttttcagatgaaccATTTCACACCTGCTCCTCATTCATGAAATCATGCTGCTGAATAATAACGTGACTGAGTTCATTCTGCTTGGGTTGACACAAGAGCCTGTTAAAAGGAAAATAGTGtttatctttttcttgcttttctactTAGGGACATTGTTGGGTAATTTGTTGATTATCATCACCATCAAGACCAGCCGGGCACTTGAGAGTCCAATGTACTTCTTCTTTTTCTACTTATCCTTATCTGATACCTGCTTCTCTAACTCCACAGCCCCTAGAATGATTGCGGATGCCCTTCTGAAGAATAACACTATCTCTTTTAGTGAGTGCATGATCCAAGTCTTTTCATTCCATTTCTCTGGCTGCCTGGAGATCTTCATCCTTATCCTCATGGCCGTTGACGgccatgtggccatctgtaagcccCTGCACTACATGAGCCTCATGAGCTGGCAAATCTGCAGTGTGTTGGTAGCTATAGCCTGGGTAGGGGCCTGTGTGCATTCTTTAGTTCAGATTTTTCTGACCCTGAGCTTACCTTTCTGTGGTCACAATGTGATTGATCACTATTTCTGTGACTTGCAACCCTTGTTGAAACTTGCCTGTACAGACACCTATGTGATCAACCTACTGCTGGTGTCCAATAGTGGGGCCATTTGCACAGTGAGTTTTGTCATCCTGATGTTCTCCTATATCGTCATCTTGCCTTCTCTGAGAAACCACAGGgctgaagggaggaaaaaagccCTTTCCACCTGCGTCTCCCATATCATTGTAGTCGTCTTGTTCTTCGGTCCTTGTACACTTATATATACACGACCCGCAACCACCTTCCCACAATTGGAACACCTTTGATTAACCCTCTGATTTATaccctgagaaatgctgaggtgaAAAATGCCATGAGGAAGCTATGGAGCAAGAAACTGATTTCAGATGACCAAAGATGAATGGAAGTTACAAATGCTTCCTAATATCTTGAATCAGCCTAGAGGAATTCAACAGGAAATAGTATATTCTTATTTTGGATTTAGTACTTTCCTGTCTTTAGGAAAATAGGCAATATGAACACATACAGTGGTTAGTGTTGACTCAATTTCATGTTGAGGGAGAGACCACACCAGGTACAAACAGGTGTGTAAGGCCCATTGCCTTAGATTTTTCACAATGGTCTCTCTGCCTCTGTTGGATGCCTATAACCACTTGTGATTTTGATCTGGtgttttctctgttcttcatGTTGATTTGTGGTGTTGCTGTACTATTAAataaaggttggtggctggacCCCACACCAAGCATTGCTACAGAGGAAAGGGCCTGGTgattctacttctgtaaagattacacccagaAAACTacatgggggttgccatgagttgcaatcaactcaatgacaacggatTTGTTTGCTGTTTTATTGTGATTACATTTAGCCTCTGTATTCTTAAATTCCCAGTCTGGTAGCTTTTGTTTTCAAAACTGAATGTGATAATCCAGAGAAGGAATTTGGGGCTTTGAAACAGAAATACATGTGTCACAGATAGAAAAATTTAGTGCATTCTCAATACAAATCAGAGAAGAGAATAAATTGAGTAGAGAGGGCTGAATGTTTATATGAAATGCCTGTTTCTGCAGTGGGGATAGCACCAACTTTTGTCCCTACTCATCTGACAGCATAGTCTCTATTTACATGATCATTTAAATCCAattcaatttcatttctttttgtctttttatctgTACAGAAAATTTGACACGAATATTTTTGTTCACTTGAGACTTCTAAATTCTACTTTTGTGCTAAATTATATTAAAGTTTACAAATTTGTATCAATTTTATAGTACCAAAACTTTAGCATTTCTCTGGCTTGATAAAATGAACATCTATTTTTCTGTGTGGACATGGAAAGCTGTAGATTCCAAGGGGAACTATAGTGACATATatacatcactttttttttagagCCTGTGAATTTCAAGGTGAAATCTATCCCATGGAGTTTATCATTGATTAGAGAACCTACAGTTTGATTCTCCTATTGAAAGTTTTTCATAGAAGCAGATTCCAGTTGGAAGAGTTTTGGTGATGTCTTCACCtatttcaggaaaagaaaaagagagaaaaggagtgTGTATTGGATGCAATGTAGTTGTCTACCCAGAAACACACCATCTAATCTATCTCCTGGACATGTACTCAATATAGAGCCCCTACTACCACCGTGACCAAGTCTCCTGCAGAAAGAAATTGTGCTCTAGATCAGAGTcagaattttataataaaaatggcAGAACTGCAAAGAAGACTGAAGGTTCAGCCTCAACATACTTCCTTTGTTGAAACCAGTGTCCTGATAGAAAAAGGATGGGACTCTCAGAACTAAAACAGGGAAATGTTTGTGTAGAAGGTGAGAACCATGAACCCCAAAAGTATCTGGATCCTCTGACTGGCTCCCTCATGTGAGGGAAGAAAAGTCTTCCGTGACTTGATTCTATGTGATTACATCATCTGATGCACTTGTTGTGCAATGATAATTGTTCTTTTCCAAAACCTCCTCCTATATCCCTTGTTACATCCAAAACACTAACCAGGGGCAAGTCTCAGGAAAGTTAAAGCAGTGAAATACAACCCTTACTCTTTTAGAAATGATATACATGAGGTAATTACAGTACCTAGCTAATATGTATGAAGAGAAACAGGGAAACACTTTACTATGGGAGTTAATCTTGAAGGTGTTAGCATAGGAAGAGAGAATATAAGTCTGGAGGTTGAAAATTTTTAACATGAAGGCACTCACCAATGATTTGCAATCTGATGTTTTGGCAAGGACATCTGGAGCTGGCTTTTTAAAGTATATGCCTTAAGGTATTGTACTgttttctactgctgctgtaacaaattgctaCAAATGTAGTGCTTAAAACAccccaaatttattatcttaagtTCCCTAGGTCGAAAATATGACataggtctcactgggctaaaatcaaggtgtaagTGTGGTTGCATTTCTTTTGGAGGCTCTAGGCTTTTCCAGAATCTAAAGGCCACCCAGCTTCCCTGGATCGTGACCCCTTCCTAAATCTTCAAAGTCAGCCACATTGCATATCTTTGACCATTCTTCCACTACCacatctccctctttctcttctgcCTCTCTTTCCCACATTTAAGGATACTTGTGATTACACTGAACTTATTTGGATAATACAGGATAATCTCTCTATTTTAAAGTTAGATGATTACCAACCTTAATTTTGTCTATAACCTTAATTATACTTATTGGAAATTATAAATTCTTCAGATGTCTATtgaaatgataaatattttagatatatatTGTGGCTTCATTTTCCACAGTACCT is a window of Elephas maximus indicus isolate mEleMax1 chromosome 20, mEleMax1 primary haplotype, whole genome shotgun sequence DNA encoding:
- the LOC126063954 gene encoding olfactory receptor 4C16-like; amino-acid sequence: MLLNNNVTEFILLGLTQEPVKRKIVFIFFLLFYLGTLLGNLLIIITIKTSRALESPMYFFFFYLSLSDTCFSNSTAPRMIADALLKNNTISFSECMIQVFSFHFSGCLEIFILILMAVDGHVAICKPLHYMSLMSWQICSVLVAIAWVGACVHSLVQIFLTLSLPFCGHNVIDHYFCDLQPLLKLACTDTYVINLLLVSNSGAICTVSFVILMFSYIVILPSLRNHRAEGRKKALSTCVSHIIVVVLFFGPCTLIYTRPATTFPQLEHL